A window from Culex pipiens pallens isolate TS chromosome 3, TS_CPP_V2, whole genome shotgun sequence encodes these proteins:
- the LOC120423215 gene encoding protein tramtrack, beta isoform, with the protein MDTQPHGGGTANGGSPQQFCLRWHNHQTSLLSSLPLLLDQSHLTDVTLIAEGRNIKAHRVVLSACSTFFSELFRTLDGPLYPVIVLPGASFPAVVALLTFMYSGEVNVYEEQISTLLSLAETLGIKGLADFSGNSHKSTTPTTEASSRESEIPSPYQAAIKMESPGEPFFPRPFNFHSPLFPQALNLATNNNSNNSTNNNHNSGGAGPNKSADLFSRFLPQKCDMMANEALWKMNEESEAINRDNKSGTNIGPSGTSLEDRQSVNANNKNNSSTGTGTTAGQASDDEKQQNTPKNETESANTSPKFNFDTNHLHHDSTAPSTPSSNPDEHRMHQQQSSLNTCSTKKSASQENKRKKIDKIAENLRTQTTASAATAAAAAAAAAASFNKHLLQSLKSFPPSSQSLSQMHLFSKPPTATPVSSNQQPSFLAHHFLTNESASKTPENLILESVHPSPGTGALNHAITSPGAASSSTCSSSTTITPSMAMDLVGASGMLKAAAHHLSPQQQQQQQQQKPPTKLYATCFICNKQLSNQYNLRVHLETHQNVRYACTVCSHVSRSKDALRKHVSYRHPGTPSPCDPDTKRKRSKANLGQMIKQELLNEQGQMNQLIKQEIMNDQQNMSTQQQQQHHTNQLLANLTSQGNSIVIPSFLQQAASMQSAFSSKSMLFNAPQPISTALAAPPSQMPADVCATLSQPKDLSNNPMQPLDSGANGTSASTSKKLDNGSPERMDEGASVPEEAKPNGAAL; encoded by the exons ATGGACACGCAACCGCATGGCGGGGGAACGGCCAACGGCGGCAGTCCCCAGCAGTTTTGCCTTCGATGGCATAATCATCAG ACAAGTTTACTCAGTTCGTTGCCACTGCTGTTGGATCAGTCGCACCTGACCGACGTAACGTTGATAGCCGAAGGTCGCAACATCAAAGCCCACCGGGTAGTGCTAAGCGCGTGCAGTACTTTCTTTTCGGAACTGTTCCGAACGCTCGATGGTCCCCTGTATCCGGTGATTGTCCTGCCGGGGGCGTCCTTTCCCGCCGTGGTCGCTCTGCTCACGTTCATGTACTCGGGCGAGGTGAATGTCTACGAGGAGCAGATATCAACCCTACTCTCGCTGGCCGAGACGCTGGGCATCAAGGGACTGGCCGACTTTAGTGGC AACTCGCACAAATCTACCACACCAACGACGGAGGCCTCTTCGCGGGAATCGGAAATTCCATCGCCCTACCAGGCCGCCATCAAGATGGAATCCCCAGGGGAACCCTTCTTTCCACGCCCGTTCAACTTCCACTCGCCACTTTTCCCGCAAGCGCTAAACCTTGCGACAAACAACAATAGCAACAACAGCACCAACAACAACCACAATAGTGGCGGTGCTGGGCCGAATAAATCGGCAGATCTCTTTTCACGATTTCTTCCACAGAAGTGTGATATGATGGCGAACGAAGCGCTTTGGAAGATGAATGAGGAAAGCGAAGCTATAAATAGAGACAACAAAAGTGGCACCAACATCGGTCCCAGTGGAACGAGCTTAGAGGATCGACAATCCGTCAATGCTAATAATAAGAACAACAGCTCCACCGGTACCGGTACCACTGCTGGTCAGGCCAGTGACGATGAGAAGCAGCAAAACACACCAAAAAACGAGACAGAATCCGCCAACACTAGTCCTAAATTTAATTTCGACACCAACCATCTCCACCACGATTCCACCGCACCGTCTACTCCCTCCAGCAATCCGGACGAGCACCGAATGCATCAGCAGCAGTCGTCCCTGAACACTTGTTCGACGAAAAAATCTGCCAGTCAGGAAAACAAACGAAAGAAAATCGACAAGATTGCGGAAAATCTCCGAACCCAAACCACCGCATCGGCGGCGACGGCAGCCGCagcggcggcagcagcagcagcgtccTTCAACAAGCACTTGCTCCAATCGTTGAAATCATTTCCCCCGAGTTCCCAGTCCCTGTCACAGATGCATCTGTTTAGCAAACCACCCACAGCGACACCGGTCAGCAGCAACCAGCAGCCATCCTTCCTAGCCCATCACTTTCTAACGAACGAATCTGCATCGAAAACGCCCGAAAATCTGATTCTGGAATCTGTCCACCCCAGTCCCGGTACGGGAGCCCTGAACCATGCCATCACTTCGCCAGGCGCTGCCTCCTCCTCGACCTGTTCTTCTTCCACCACGATCACACCGTCAATGGCGATGGACCTGGTTGGAGCGAGCGGTATGCTGAAGGCCGCCGCCCATCATCTCAGTCcccaacagcaacagcagcaacaacaacagaagCCACCCACCAAACTGTACGCCACGTGCTTCATCTGTAACAAGCAGCTCAGCAACCAGTACAACCTACGAGTTCACCTGGAAACGCATCAGAACGTTAG ATACGCCTGCACCGTTTGTTCGCACGTGTCCCGCAGCAAAGACGCTCTGAGGAAGCACGTGTCCTACCGCCACCCGGGAACGCCAAGTCCGTGCGATCCCGACACCAAGCGAAAGCGCTCCAAGGCGAATCTCGGACAGATGATCAAGCAAGAGCTGCTCAACGAACAGGGACAGATGAACCAGCTGATCAAGCAGGAAATCATGAACGACCAGCAAAACATGTCAacccagcagcaacaacaacaccacACCAACCAACTGCTGGCCAATTTGACCTCCCAAGGAAACTCGATCGTGATTCCCAGCTTCCTCCAGCAGGCCGCATCGATGCAGTCCGCGTTCTCGTCCAAATCGATGCTTTTCAACGCTCCCCAACCCATTTCAACGGCGCTGGCCGCACCGCCCTCCCAAATGCCCGCCGATGTTTGCGCCACACTATCCCAGCCAAAGGATTTGAGCAACAACCCAATGCAACCGTTGGACAGCGGTGCCAACGGAACCTCAGCTTCGACGTCCAAAAAGCTGGACAACGGTTCACCGGAACGCATGGACGAGGGAGCTTCTGTGCCGGAAGAGGCCAAGCCAAACGGCGCCGCGTTGTAA